The following proteins come from a genomic window of Falco cherrug isolate bFalChe1 chromosome Z, bFalChe1.pri, whole genome shotgun sequence:
- the RPS6 gene encoding 40S ribosomal protein S6 — MKLNISFPATGCQKLIEVDDERKLRTFYEKRMATEVAADSLGEEWKGYVVRISGGNDKQGFPMKQGVLTHGRVRLLLSKGHSCYRPRRTGERKRKSVRGCIVDANLSVLNLVIVKKGEKDIPGLTDTTVPRRLGPKRASRIRKLFNLSKEDDVRQYVVRKPLNKEGKKPRTKAPKIQRLVTPRVLQHKRRRIALKKQRTQKNKEEAAEYAKLLAKRMKEAKEKRQEQIAKRRRLSSLRASTSKSESSQK; from the exons ATGAAG CTGAACATATCTTTCCCAGCTACTGGCTGCCAGAAGCTCATTGAAGTGGATGATGAGCGCAAGCTGAGAACATTCTATGAGAAACGGATGGCCACGGAGGTCGCAGCCGATTCTCTTGGTGAGGAGTGGAAG GGCTATGTTGTCCGGATCAGTGGTGGAAATGACAAGCAAGGCTTCCCCATGAAGCAGGGTGTCCTGACTCATGGACGTGTCCGCCTTCTGCTCAGCAAAGGCCACTCCTGCTATCGCCCCAGAAGAACTGGAGAAAGAAAGCGCAAATCTGTCCGTGGTTGCATTGTTGATGCCAACTTGAGTGTTCTGAACTTGGTCATAGTGAAAAAGG GTGAAAAGGATATTCCTGGGCTGACAGACACAACTGTGCCCCGTCGTCTTGGGCCCAAGAGAGCTAGCCGAATCCGTAAGCTGTTCAACCTGTCGAAGGAGGATGATGTTCGCCAGTATGTTGTGAGGAAGCCTCTGAACAAAGAGG GCAAGAAACCCAGAACCAAGGCTCCCAAGATCCAGCGACTTGTGACCCCACGAGTTCTGCAACATAAGCGCAGACGTATTGCTCTGAAGAAGCAGCGCACTCAGAAGAATaaggaggaagcagcagaatACGCTAAGCTCTTGGCCAAGAGAATGAAG gaaGCCAAAGAGAAGCGCCAGGAGCAGATTGCAAAGAGACGCCGGCTTTCTTCATTGAGGGCTTCTACATCTAAGTCTGAGTCAAGTCAGAAGTAA